In Zingiber officinale cultivar Zhangliang chromosome 6A, Zo_v1.1, whole genome shotgun sequence, a single genomic region encodes these proteins:
- the LOC121996254 gene encoding chloroplast stem-loop binding protein of 41 kDa a, chloroplastic-like has translation MAAAASSYSVASSLSSLRFTSSRYLPSLTHYYLPSTPFPSLFSSPSTSRRSSYRPLTRRPTFSAKAASVDRKSVLIVNTNSGGHAVIGFYFAQQLLASGHDVTVLTVGDEGSDKMKKPPFTRFSELVSAGGKTLWGDPAKVAEIVSGVKFDVVLENNGKDLDTVKPVADWAKSSGVAQFLYISSAGIYKTSDEVPHVEGDLVKEDASHVGVEKYIAELSFSSFAIFRPQYMIGSGNNKDCEEWFFDRIVRDRPVPLPGSGMQLTNISHVRDLSSMLSLAVENSIAANGKIFNCVSDRAVTFNGLAKLCAKAAGRELKLVHYDPKSVGVDARKAFPFRNMHFYAEPRAAKEVLGWTGTTNLPEDLKERFQEYVEIGRDKKDIKFDVDDKILESLKVEVTA, from the exons ATGGCTGCCGCCGCCTCCTCCTACTCCGTCGCTTCCTCTCTTTCTTCCCTCCGCTTCACGTCTTCTCGCTATCTGCCTTCTCTCACTCATTACTATCTCCCATCCACCCCATTCCCCTCTCTATTCTCCTCCCCCTCCACCTCCCGTCGCTCCTCCTACCGCCCTCTCACGAGACGCCCTACCTTCTCTGCGAAAGCTGCCTCCGTCGACAGGAAGAGCGTCCTCATCGTCAATACCAACAGCGGGGGCCATGCCGTCATCGGGTTCTACTTCGCACAGCAGCTCCTCGCCTCCGGCCACGACGTCACCGTTCTCACCGTCGGAGATGAGGGCTCTGACAAGATGAAGAAACCCCCTTTCACAAGATTCTCT GAGCTGGTAAGCGCTGGGGGGAAAACGCTCTGGGGAGACCCTGCGAAGGTGGCCGAGATTGTTAGCGGAGTCAAATTTGATGTTGTTTTGGAAAACAACGGGAAGGATTTGGACACTGTCAA GCCTGTAGCAGATTGGGCGAAGTCTAGTGGAGTGGCACAATTCCTGTACATTAGTAGTGCTGGGATTTACAAAACAAGCGACGAGGTTCCTCATGTCGAAGGG GATCTTGTCAAAGAAGATGCTAGTCATGTAGGCGTGGAGAAATATATAGCAGAGTTATCTTTCAGTAGTTTTGCAATATTTCGTCCACAGTACATGATAGGATCTGGAAACAACAAAGACTGTGAGGAGTGGTTTTTCGATA GAATTGTTCGTGATCGCCCCGTTCCACTCCCTGGATCAGGAATGCAACTGACCAACATTTCACATGTGAGGGATTTGTCGAGCATGCTGTCTCTGGCTGTCGAGAACAGCATTGCTGCCAATGGCAAAATCTTCAATTGTGTCAGTGATCGCGCTGTAACATTCAATGGCCTTGCAAAACTTTGCGCAAAAGCAGCTGGCCGCGAGCTCAAACTTGTTCACTATGATCCAAAATCTGTCGGAGTCGATGCTAGGAAAGCATTTCCTTTCAGAAATATG CACTTCTATGCAGAACCAAGAGCCGCAAAGGAAGTACTAGGATGGACCGGCACGACTAACCTCCCCGAAGATCTAAAGGAGCGATTCCAAGAGTATGTAGAAATCGGGAGAGACAAGAAGGACATAAAATTTGATGTCGACGATAAGATATTGGAGTCTCTTAAAGTTGAAGTTACTGCATAG
- the LOC121996256 gene encoding uncharacterized protein LOC121996256 isoform X1, with protein sequence MKTVLNSLLQIFPQIDMRILKAVANEFPMDVDTAVEFIFSDVIPIMSTEPVETSVHVHAHPALAPDAQHPATGMQQQEQQMEIYVLKKQGNKRKLIQLLDDADAD encoded by the exons ATGAAAACGGTGTTGAATTCCTTACTGCAAATCTTCCCCCAG ATCGATATGCGCATACTTAAGGCTGTCGCCAATGAGTTCCCCATGGATGTTGATACTGCGGTGGAGTTCATCTTCTCTGATGTCATTCCAATTATGAGTACTGAACCAGTGGAAACAAGTGTTCACGTTCATGCTCATCCTGCTCTTGCTCCTGATGCACAGCATCCAGCTACAG GCATGCAGCAGCAGGAGCAACAGATGGAAATCTACGTGCTGAAGAAACAAGGGAATAAGAGGAAGTTAATCCAATTgcttgatgatgctgatgctgatTAA
- the LOC121996256 gene encoding uncharacterized protein LOC121996256 isoform X2, with product MKTVLNSLLQIFPQIDMRILKAVANEFPMDVDTAVEFIFSDVIPIMSTEPVETSVHVHAHPALAPDAQHPATAAGATDGNLRAEETRE from the exons ATGAAAACGGTGTTGAATTCCTTACTGCAAATCTTCCCCCAG ATCGATATGCGCATACTTAAGGCTGTCGCCAATGAGTTCCCCATGGATGTTGATACTGCGGTGGAGTTCATCTTCTCTGATGTCATTCCAATTATGAGTACTGAACCAGTGGAAACAAGTGTTCACGTTCATGCTCATCCTGCTCTTGCTCCTGATGCACAGCATCCAGCTACAG CAGCAGGAGCAACAGATGGAAATCTACGTGCTGAAGAAACAAGGGAATAA
- the LOC121996256 gene encoding uncharacterized protein LOC121996256 isoform X3: protein MKTVLNSLLQIFPQIDMRILKAVANEFPMDVDTAVEFIFSDVIPIMSTEPVETSVHVHAHPALAPDAQHPATAGATDGNLRAEETRE from the exons ATGAAAACGGTGTTGAATTCCTTACTGCAAATCTTCCCCCAG ATCGATATGCGCATACTTAAGGCTGTCGCCAATGAGTTCCCCATGGATGTTGATACTGCGGTGGAGTTCATCTTCTCTGATGTCATTCCAATTATGAGTACTGAACCAGTGGAAACAAGTGTTCACGTTCATGCTCATCCTGCTCTTGCTCCTGATGCACAGCATCCAGCTACAG CAGGAGCAACAGATGGAAATCTACGTGCTGAAGAAACAAGGGAATAA